From a single Brassica oleracea var. oleracea cultivar TO1000 chromosome C5, BOL, whole genome shotgun sequence genomic region:
- the LOC106344698 gene encoding uncharacterized protein LOC106344698 yields MEDVPSTVVCPMLSSTNYTVWVMRMNVLLRVHKVWESIEPGTCDEENKDITTAFLFQSIPENRILQVGEVDSPKEIWEAVKSRNLGAERIKEAHLQTLMNEFGRLRMKDTNSKDIFSGKISKLASKSAALGQAMEEPKLVKKFLNSLPRSKYIQIIASLEQVLDLNKTSFEDIVGRLKAYEERIQEEDTQEPQGNLLYTDSNQSYNSRGRGRGWNRGRGNRGRGRNTQEISKGKKDYSQITCYSYKKKGHFAFDCPEEEQDDHELNKADTEEADVALYMHEIVFLNEEKVIPKTLVQSKREGGMWYLDNGANNHITGERSYFCELNESIKGKVKFGDGSCVDINGKGSILFEAKTWEHRLLTDIYYIPDLKSNILSLGQATEQGCDVRMRDNYLTLKDPNGRLLAKVLRSPNRMY; encoded by the coding sequence ATGGAAGATGTGCCTTCCACGGTGGTCTGTCCGATGTTATCTTCAACGAACTACACGGTATGGGTGATGAGAATGAATGTGTTACTGCGAGTACACAAGGTTTGGGAATCAATTGAACCAGGAACATGCGATGAAGAGAATAAGGATATCACTACTGCTTTCCTATTCCAATCGATTCCAGAAAACCGAATATTGCAAGTTGGTGAAGTCGACTCCCCTAAAGAAATCTGGGAAGCCGTGAAGTCAAGAAATCTTGGTGCTGAACGCATAAAAGAAGCTCATCTTCAGACCTTGATGAATGAGTTTGGACGTCTAAGGATGAAAGACACAAACTCAAAAGATATCTTTTCGGGCAAGATATCAAAATTGGCCTCAAAATCCGCAGCGTTAGGTCAAGCGATGGAAGAACCTAAGCTGGTAAAGAAGTTCCTGAACAGTTTACCGCGAAGCAAGTATATTCAGATCATAGCCTCACTTGAACAAGTTCTTGATCTGAATAAAACGAGTTTCGAAGATATTGTTGGGAGACTCAAGGCGTATGAAGAACGGATTCAGGAAGAAGATACACAAGAGCCGCAAGGGAACCTTCTGTACACGGACTCCAATCAATCATACAACTCAAGAGGTAGAGGTAGAGGTTGGAATCGTGGTCGAGGAAACAGAGGAAGAGGGCGCAACACACAAGAGATAAGCAAAGGAAAGAAGGACTACTCTCAAATTACGTGTTATAGTTACAAGAAGAAAGGCCACTTCGCCTTTGATTGTCCAGAGGAGGAACAAGACGACCATGAGTTAAACAAAGCAGATACAGAGGAAGCTGATGTCGCTTTGTATATGCACGAGATCGTGTTTCTCAACGAGGAGAAGGTTATACCGAAGACACTGGTACAAAGCAAACGAGAAGGTGGAATGTGGTACTTGGATAATGGAGCAAATAACCATATAACGGGCGAGAGATCATACTTCTGTGAACTTAATGAAAGCATTAAAGGAAAGGTGAAGTTCGGAGATGGTTCATGTGTCGACATCAATGGCAAGGGGTCGATACTATTTGAAGCAAAGACATGGGAACATAGACTCTTGACCGACATATACTACATTCCAGACCTAAAAAGCAACATATTAAGCTTGGGACAAGCTACTGAACAAGGATGTGATGTTAGGATGAGGGATAATTACCTAACACTGAAAGACCCTAATGGAAGACTATTGGCGAAAGTGTTAAGGTCGCCTAACCGGATGTACTAG